From Nicotiana tabacum cultivar K326 chromosome 20, ASM71507v2, whole genome shotgun sequence, one genomic window encodes:
- the LOC107762664 gene encoding LOW QUALITY PROTEIN: protein STABILIZED1-like (The sequence of the model RefSeq protein was modified relative to this genomic sequence to represent the inferred CDS: deleted 1 base in 1 codon), translated as MQAPGAPKARLDFLNTRPPPNYVAGLGRGATGFTTRSDIGPARAAPDLPDRSAAAVGGAAPAAGGVGRGRGKGGAGEEDEEDDNEEKGYDENQKFDEFEGNDVGLFASAEYDEDDKEADAIWEAIDQRMDSRRKDRREARLKEEIEKYRASNPKITEQFADLKRKLYTLSSAEWDSIPEIGDYSLRNKKKRFESFVPVPDTLLEKARQEKEHVSALDPRSRIVGGMETPSAQTPVADLTAVGEGRGTVLSVRLDRILDSVTGQTVVDPKGYLTDLKSMKITSDAEISDIKKARLLLKSVTQTNPKHPPGWIAAARLEEVAGKMQVARQLIKKSCEECPKNEDVWLEACRLASPLEAKAVIAQGVKANPNSVKLWMQASKLEEDTANKSRVLRKGLEHIPDSVRLWKAVVELANEEDARLLLQRAVECCPLHVELWLALAKLETYESAKKVLNKAREKLPKEPAIWITAARLEEANGNTASVGKIIERAIRALQREGLEIDREAWMKEAEGCERAGSLGTCQAIINNTVGIGVEEEDRKRTWVADAEECKKRGSIETAKYIYAHALTVFRTKKSIWLKAAQLEKSHGTRESLDALLRKAVTYIPKAEVLWLMGAKEKWLAGDVPAARAILEEAFAAIPDSEEIWLAAFKLEFENRETERARKLLAKARERGGLERVWMKSAIVERELGNVDEERRLLNDALRRFPSFFKLWLMLGQLEERLGNSDKAKDAYESGIKNCPNCIPLWLSLASLEEKMNGLSKARAVLTMARKKNPQSPEPWLAAVQAEARHGYKREADVLMAKALQECPNSGILWAASIEMAPRPQRKTKSSDALKKCDHDPHVIVAVAKLFWQERKVEKARNWFNRAVTLAPDIGDFWALYFKFEQQHGTEEQRNDVLKRCVAAEPKHGEKWQATEKAVENSHEPTESILKKVVASLKKEENLAENNHN; from the exons ATGCAAGCACCCGGGGCACCGAAAGCTCGACTCGATTTCCTAAACACAAGGCCGCCTCCGAATTATGTTGCTGGATTGGGCCGTGGTGCTACGGGTTTCACTACCCGTTCTGATATTGGGCCTGCCCGTGCTGCCCCTGACCTCCCAGATCGTTCAGCTGCTGCTGTTGGCGGCGCTGCACCGGCAGCTGGCGGCGTTGGCCGTGGCCGTGGAAAGGGTGGTGCCGGAGAGGAAGACGAAGAGGATGATAATGAGGAAAAGGGTTACGATGAGAACCAGAAATTCGATGAATTTGAAGGTAATGATGTAGGGTTATTTGCTTCTGCTGAGTATGATGAAGATGATAAAGAAGCTGATGCTATTTGGGAAGCTATTGATCAGAGAATGGATTCGAGGAGGAAAGATAGAAGAGAAGCTAGGTTAAAGGAAGAAATTGAGAAGTATCGAGCGTCTAACCCAAAGATTACTGAACAATTTGCTGACTTGAAGAGGAAATTGTATACATTGTCGAGTGCCGAGTGGGATAGTATACCTGAAATTGGGGATTACTCGTTACGAAACAAGAAAAAGAGGTTTGAGAGTTTTGTGCCTGTTCCTGATACACTTTTGGAGAAGGCTAGGCAGGAGAAAGAGCATGTAAGTGCATTGGATCCGAGGAGCAGGATAGTTGGTGGCATGGAGACACCTTCAGCGCAGACGCCCGTTGCTGATTTGACTGCCGTGGGTGAAGGGAGAGGAACTGTGTTGTCGGTGAGGTTGGATAGGATTTTGGACTCGGTTACTGGACAAACCGTGGTGGATCCTAAGGGATACTTGACTGATTTGAAGAGCATGAAGATTACTAGCGAT GCTGAGATTTCGGATATAAAGAAGGCTAGGTTGTTGCTTAAGTCGGTTACTCAGACAAATCCGAAGCATCCTCCTGGTTGGATAGCAGCTGCTAGACTGGAGGAGGTTGCGGGGAAGATGCAGGTAGCGAGGCAGTTGATAAAGAAAAGTTGTGAAGAGTGTCCTAAGAATGAGGATGTTTGGTTGGAGGCGTGCCGTTTAGCGAGCCCCCTTGAGGCTAAGGCAGTGATTGCTCAAGGTGTTAAAGCAAATCCTAATTCAGTGAAATTGTGGATGCAGGCCTCAAAGTTGGAGGAAGATACAGCGAATAAGAGCCGTGTTTTGAGGAAAGGTCTAGAGCATATCCCTGATTCGGTGAGGTTGTGGAAAGCTGTTGTGGAGTTGGCTAATGAGGAAGATGCTAGACTTTTGCTTCAGAGGGCCGTAGAATGCTGTCCATTGCATGTGGAGCTGTGGCTTGCTCTTGCTAAGTTGGAAACTTATGAAAGCGCAAAGAAGGTGCTTAACAAGGCTAGAGAAAAACTTCCTAAAGAGCCTGCCATCTGGATCACTGCAGCTAGGCTGGAAGAAGCCAATGGGAATACTGCTTCTGTTGGGAAAATTATTGAAAGGGCAATCAGGGCTTTGCAAAGAGAAGGTTTGGAGATTGATAGGGAGGCTTGGATGAAGGAGGCTGAAGGATGCGAAAGAGCTGGTTCCCTTGGGACTTGCCAggcaataataaataatactgtTGGGATTGGTGTTGAGGAAGAAGATAGGAAGAGGACCTGGGTTGCTGATGCTGAAGAGTGCAAGAAACGGGGTTCGATTGAAACAGCAAAATACATTTATGCACATGCTCTTACTGTATTTAGAACTAAGAAAAGCATCTGGCTTAAAGCAGCACAGCTCGAGAAAAGCCATGGGACCAGGGAATCACTTGATGCACTACTTCGAAAAGCAGTGACCTACATTCCAAAGGCCGAAGTTCTATGGTTGATGGGTGCCAAGGAGAAGTGGCTTGCTGGTGATGTTCCTGCAGCTCGAGCAATTCTGGAGGAAGCATTCGCTGCAATTCCTGATTCTGAGGAGATATGGCTTGCTGCTTTCAAGCTCGAGTTTGAGAACCGTGAGACAGAGAGGGCAAGGAAGCTTCTTGCTAAGGCACGTGAAAGGGGAGGCTTGGAACGAGTCTGGATGAAGTCAGCCATTGTGGAGAGAGAGCTTGGGAATGTGGATGAAGAGAGGAGATTGCTGAATGACGCATTGAGGCGCTTCCCCTCATTTTTCAAACTTTGGTTGATGTTGGGACAGTTGGAAGAGAGACTTGGTAATTCTGACAAGGCAAAGGATGCCTATGAGTCTGGCATTAAGAATTGTCCCAATTGTATACCCCTTTGGCTGTCCCTTGCGTCTCTAGAGGAGAAGATGAATGGGCTGAGCAAAGCTCGAGCAGTTCTTACTATGGCCAGGAAGAAGAATCCTCAGAGCCCTGAGCCATGGCTTGCAGCTGTGCAGGCTGAAGCTAGGCATGGGTACAAAAGGGAAGCTGATGTTCTGATGGCTAAAGCATTGCAGGAGTGCCCCAATAGTGGCATTCTATGGGCTGCTTCAATTGAGATGGCACCTCGTCctcaaagaaaaaccaaaagttCTGATGCTTTAAAGAAGTGTGATCATGATCCGCATGTTATTGTTGCAGTGGCTAAGCTGTTTTGGCAGGAGAGGAAAGTAGAGAAAGCAAGAAATTGGTTCAACAGGGCAGTGACCCTTGCACCAGATATTGGTGATTTCTGGGCATTGTACTTTAAATTTGAACAGCAGCATGGAACGGAGGAGCAGAGGAATGATGTGTTGAAGAGGTGTGTTGCCGCAGAGCCAAAGCATGGGGAAAAATGGCAAGCTACAGAGAAGGCCGTAGAGAACTCTCATGAACCAACAGAAAGCATATTGAAGAAGGTGGTAGCCTCATTAAAGAAGGAGGAGAATTTGGCTGAAAATAACCACAACTAA